The Juglans regia cultivar Chandler chromosome 6, Walnut 2.0, whole genome shotgun sequence genome contains the following window.
TCCATCAAGGCTAAACAATTTGTAGTTatcaaaactaaagaaaatggTGTACAAAGTTAAACAATTGTCTCTTCTCTTTGCAGCCATTGGAGCCATCAAAGCTAAACAATTTATAGCCATCAATGCTAAACAAAATGttgtacaaaacaaaaatatagtcTCATGGCAGCCATCAAAACACGCATTAGACTCCAGTATGTATTAGACTCCAGTGGGCGTTGTACATTCTTCCTGTTAAGATGAAGGAACAAAAATTATTAGTGAGGAATTTAATGCATAGAAAAGCACAAAAAGGCATACCGTACAAATTGTGGTGACTTGAGTTGGAGGGGGTTGGTAGCATATCATTTGATTCACTTATGTTGAGGGCTGGGTGGAAATTAAAGGTGAGTGttaatataacaaaattttacGGCAGTAAGTTTAAAACCATATATAAAACACAATCACCTTTTGTTTcttgttgttatttttcttcttcttaacaATCCTCTAAATTGTGCCCACTTTGCATCTTGTTGGCGGTCTCCTTTTACCTCTCACAACACTCAACTGAAGACCTTTTTACCTTTCTCTACAATTGCACCAGTGTATCTCTTTATTTTGAAGGCCTTGGTTCACACATTGCGGCACAACATTAGGCTTTTACATTGAGTAAATGGTCCACGATGTTATTGTACTGCTCCTCATATCTCAAGATAAGTGGTGCTACCTCAGCATACAACCTCATAGGATGATCATTCCTAGGGCTAAGCATCGACAATGTCAGAGTCAGAGTGCCCTACCTCTGACTCCAACTTTGTCGTAGGTCGGATTTGACcttcgactctgactccgattcACATAACCTCCGATCCGACTCTAACTCCGACTTGTCAGAGTGGAGTCGGATTTCGGCTTTTTTATTGGACTTCTTTTCTTAGCCAATTTCGCAATCTTAGTTCTCAGAAATCGGATTTGGCCTTCCAGATTTcagttttctaaaaatatttttcaatttcaattttattaaaatataatcaaaattgaaaaaataaatcattgtatagattattgttattatacattagtattacatgttattatatattgattattatacattattagtacatgttattatactttagttattatatattagtattacatgttattataaatttatatatttgtgtttatacacaatacattagtattaaatgttattatacgttacttattatataattagtattacatgttattatacattagtgtttatacattagttgttattatacattaatgttacatggtagtaatagttaatagtatggtgtttacatatactaaactattattagtgaatttagtctatttatattatagtataaacatattattttattataatttgctcatactagtatattattgaatttaattaactgtaaaagttatagttatataatatatatgattaatattaaaaaaatacatgtattttataaaatatgtacaatatcggagTTGAAGTCGTAGTCGGACAAttggagttggagtcagagTGGAGTCGGAGTTAGTACATCACCACCTCTTACTccaattttgacttttttggttaaaaaaactccaactccgacttatCGGAGTCGGATTTATGCTCAGCCCTAATCATGCCTCCGTGTATCAGGGTTGTCACGCAAATATCATGACTACTCTTAATAAGTGTGTATTTGCACGTCAAATCCTTTCTCTAACGGTCTAAGATATACTTAAACGGTAATAAAGTGTCACAACATTGGGCTCTAAGCACAGAAAAGGCATGCCTACACAAAATGCCCGGAGTCTTAAACAAAGCACAAGTACACTTCAGCTCGAATTCCTCGATATTGAAATAAACACAAACCTATACGTCTTTGATGAAGTTCTCAACTTGCATAGTATCAGATACCTCATAGGTTGAAATCACATCCTCATTTCATACAAGTGAGTAGCTACAGGAAATCATTCTCATTATTTCCCATTGCACCTCCTTGAATTTCTCATTGGTGTACATACTTTGGAACTGTTTCTTTATTTTGCAAATTGAAATACATGGTATTGTAGCATTAAAGAAGTTAAAGTCAACAGATTGCTCATTCTCAAGTTTTTTCCTGGGGCCATTGTCAAATTGACAACAAACTCTTTAAGTGTAGTACCTGAATTTACAAACCCATCAAAGAAAAAGTTCATGATTTCGCTTCGCTGAGTGGTGCTCATACCAGTCCAAAATACATCCTTCAAATAAACTGGTACCCAAAATAGACACTTCTTGTATAACCCAATTAGCCATGCATTATCATGAAGGTTGTATGCATCCAGCAGGCTTCCCCAACTCTCCTCAAATTCAACACATGTTTGAGAATCATACACATACCCCATAATGGAGGATTTTATACCATAATTGTACATAGAATGTGAGCCAAGTTTTTCTAAGAGTTTTTTCAATATGTGCCATAGACGGTATCTATGTTTAGtttataggaaaataattgCAATTACATTCTTCATTGCACAGTCCTGATTTGTTATGATTGCAACTGGGGTTCGGCCATCCATCCACTTTAACCACGTCTGAAACAACCATACAAACATCTCTGTATCTTTACTAGATATCAACCCTGCGTCTAGAAGTATGGATTGACCATGATGATTTACATCGacaaatggtgaaaatgaaaTCCCGTACTTATTAGTCAAATAAATCGTATCAAATATTATGACATCCCCAAAGTATAGGTACGATGCCTTACTTCGTATATCAgctcaaaatatatttcttaatctATTTTCCTCATTCAAATCCATAGTGGTGTGAAAATCACAATCCATATCATGTATCCTCACAAGATATTTCAAGACTGCCACACAACCTCCTTTGCCAAGGCGAAGGTGTCTTgcattatcaataaaatttcagcAGTCCTTTTCTGTGAACTCAAGGTTCTCAAAGCCTCCTGCTTCAACAACAAATGCATTAAAGCTCTTATTCATCTTTATCCCAGCTCTGTCATTCAATTCTTGCTCCCATTTAGcaagtgagtttatttttcGATGACATCTAAAGTATCTAGATTTGTGTGGGCTCAATACATGATTGTGGGCAAGTTCTACAGTAGTTAAACACCACTCACCATTAATAAACCAGGCATTGATTTTTGCCTTACATTCTATCTTTGTTGTGCGACATGGCTTCGATACATTACTGACGCTACTTGTATGCTTTCCACCCCTTGAACAACCAAGTGTGATATATTTCACTTTCCCATTTGAATCTCATTTAGTCCTTTGTGTCCTTATGCCAAATCCCTCTTGCTTTGCATAATGCTTGTAATATGTACTTGTAGCTTCATCCTTAAAAGTCATCCCAGATAAGGGTTCATCAACAAGTGCATGTTCAAGATTTCTCACACTACAATCCTCATCAATACCCCTCTCAGCATCCATCTCACAATCTTCTTATGACATTTCATAGcaagcatatataattaaacaaccaaaaattcaataaggaatttttaaaatttgaagtctTACAATTGACTCACCAGTTTGAATAATGCAATCCACTTGTTCAATATTATGCTCGCTTCAGTGGAAACTTGTACCTTCTTTACTTGCAGGGAGCTCCTTCTTCATACTCTAATTAATTGTTTGTGAAGTATTGTCATGCCTACTTTTAGCAAATTCCTCAACTTTTCTTGATTTATCCATGCTACATGAGCCAAATGGTTGGATAACTGGAGGCTACAAAGTGGTTAAAAGCTAATAAGTTAATTAACTTTAACGAACCCATCaaataaagttgaaatttgattaataatattacgTATAATAAATTAGtcaaaaaaatgtattatattgaCGTAATAGCCCCATATATAGGGGTAACAAGTTGAAGGAGCATTGATGCTTGAAGATGGAGCATTCTGATTTGTAGTAGCATATGGGTTTGGAGGCGGAGCATAGAGATTTGGTTGCATGTATAAATTTTGATTAGCGTATGGGGTTGGACCATATGGATTTGTAGGATAGGGACGTGGTGCAGGATATGGATTTGGATGGGCATTCGGGATTGGAGGAGCATATAGAGGTTATAACCCAACAACAGATGTTTTTGATATGGCATCATAAAAGCctagataaaaacaaaaaacaaaagcaatatATCATTAGTTTCAATTTGCCAACAATAATAAGAACAAGGTTGACCAAAACAATCTATAAACAAAGCCATAACCTTCATAGAGTTTGAACAATCTGTCAAGGATATGTTTGGCGGGTCATTATAACTTTGTGCCTTATCTTCCTCTTTGTCCATCGAGCTTTAGGCTAAAAAAACATCATACACTTCTAGAATCATTTATTTCATACAATCAAAGAActaacaacataaaaaataaatatggtatCTACAATCTACCAATTACCCTGAACTCTCActctccaagaaaaaaaaaagtagataattATTGCAATATTTAGTGGGATGCATGCAATTCTCTCATATGCATCATGTGTACCTAGATTGcaccttttgcattttttaatgaaatttgtttcttgtaaaaaaaaattagatcttttatgcacaaacttctCCCAGTTCCATGTTCATTTCAATGTCAATTGATAGTGTCTCTTCTGTACTTTGTTTTTTAAGATCAGTGGGTGTAGATGGACTTTGTGAAAATTTATGTATGCATTAAGTAATCATCTAATCATGTTTCTCAAGCTGGGGAGTTGTATGTCCCTATCCATTAAATTGCTAATTCAGTAGCAACATAATCAATTTTTGGGATTTgactcaaaggaaaaaaaataatcaatgtAAGAAACAATGCCTTTCTGCAAGAACTTGTCAACAACTTATACAGTTATTTGGCattataatttacaaaattaaatagcaaATCATCTTTTGTAATGTTGGAACTTTTGAAATTGAAGGTTACTTAAGTATCCCTTTGTGATTTTCCTTAGTTATGATTAAGGGCTTTTCGTGAGAAACTCTCAAAAaggtaaataacatgaaaatagGACGAGGAAGATTAATGGCTAAACATGAAAGTTActataatatctttatatagAAGGTactattattgaaatattaacTATGCTTTTTTCTTTCACCATTTGGGGTTAAAGAGTTTAACTCATCTATTGAAACATAAATGCATATTTTGATCGTGTTCACTTAATTGTAATTGTCAAGAAAAATGTTGGTAGTTCTAAAATATCGTCTAAATATTGATCAGTGCAAGTATATAAATCAGGAAGATATAGAtaaatagatagatagatagatagatagatagatagagagagagagagagagagagagagagagagagagagagagagagatgattacCTTGAATGTTCTGCATTGAGCGAGGGAGGAATGCTGAGCAAGGGATGCTGAGTGAGGAAATCCTGGGAGAGgcagaagaagagaagaaacgatttttttatttttggggaaGGGGGGGGGTGTTCTGTAcgagagaaaggagggagaatttgtagttgatttttttcttttttaatccaAGTCAGAATTTTTCATGCAGTGTGTTTAATTTAAAGGCTTCTGTGTAGCACCAttgttctattaataaaatcgtCTATCAcgaatttgtattttataactacattacatttttattcctgaaCTTTGTGATGGTATAGGATGTATTAAAGCCTACCTAGGGTGGACAATTGCCCAATCCACTCCCTGCCTCTATCTGGTCGGGAGGGACACTTGCCAGCCTCATTCCCCAACACCAACCTGCATATGCAGGTATCCCTGTATGGTCACCAGGCGGGCAGATGGCCTTGCAGGCCGTCTGGAATTTgccaaacaaaaatcaaacatgTTTTCAACCTTCAAATCAATAGATCTAACCTTCAAATCAATAGATCCAACCTCCAAGTCAACAGATCCAACCTTGAAATCTATAGATTCAAGTccaaatacactaaaaaaataaaataatacgtagatccaacaaaaaaacatattaagCCAAAGAAATGCACAGAAAACCACAGTCACACCATGGATTTGTGTAGAGAACCACTGCGCAAAGACCCACGATCACGATTGGCAGTTGGACCCAACATGGTGATTACCCATGACCCACAACCACGACTTGTTTGTGGGTGTGGAGATTCCAGAGAAGAAGAGGACTaaaaggaggagaaaaagaagaagagaataagaggaggaggagaacaAGATGAGAAGGGCATCAACgtgagaggaaagagagaggtgTCGATGTGAGAGGaatgagaggaagagaagagaagggagagagaagagaggtgGGTGCCAAGAGAGgaaaatgggagagagagagagagaaattatgatttttaggtttatatagatgtttatatatatatattatgtcgaTGGGTGGGTTGCCCACCAGTCCCCTAGCGGGACGAGCAGATTGGGCGGCCAGACCAATTTGTGAGATGTGATGGTTTGCACAACATGTATGTTTGACAAATGCTCACTTTGAGGCTAACACTATTGCTCTTCAGGGTGCTCAGCCAATGTTGCCAGCACTCTCCTCTCACTTGGTGCAAGATGGTGTTACTCACCCTAAACAACTAGCATAGCGAGATTATGATGAACGAGGACTAAGACTCGTCCCTGAGCAACATCCATGCCATCACTTATGTTGCCATGCACTAATGGTTGGGAGAGCAAAGAGTACTTCGAAGCCGAGACGAGCACCATGAAGAGTAACAGTGCTCGCCTTTAGGGAGAGCACAATGGGAGAAGTTTGAAGGTCTTACCTTGTGCGAGTAGAGAGTAAGGGAAAAGTGCTCGGCCACAGGAAAGACAAATCATGATCAAGGCGAGCATGCATTATAGTAGAAAATTAAACcgttgatatgatatattaaagaCTAATCATGAATCAATGCATAAATTGAAACCTAAAAATAAGAATTGCATTTGTAAAATGATAACAATGTTATTCCAACGAATATTGCTTATTCTTACAAATTATTGTAGTAACAACATCTCGCACAGGGTGAGCAACAAGTGCTTCCCTTGAAGTTTCTCCCAAGCAATGAAGCTTGCCCTGAGACAACAAGTGCTCGCCTTGAGGTTTTTCCAGTAATCTAACCAAAGATTGAATAATCGTTACTCGAGATGACCGAGCAATGCCAGTTCGATCGAAACATTGCTCGGGATAACTGAGCAAAGCAACACAATAACGCTTGCTTAGAATTTTCAAGAAGAGCGAGAAAACAAGCCTTGCTCTAGCTTACTGAGCAAAGCTAGAGAATAGCTATTGCTCAAGATAGTCGAGCAATGCTAGTTAAGTCAAAATACTACTCAAGATAACTAAGCAGAGCAACCCAACAACCCTCAATTGTGATCATGGATCGAGATCCATCCGGGCAAAACACAAGCTCGGAGTAACCAAGCAGACCAACACATGCCACTATGGAAAACACTATTACTCTTCCAGGTACTCGCCCTGGGTTGTAAGCACTCTTTGCTCGTCCCGTTGGAAATTACTGTTGCTTACCCTGAATCAAGCACTCTGCACAATAATTGAAaagttttttagatttaaaaattattgttattcctatataatattatttagaaaaaaaatagcgATTGTGTtcatcttattttctaaaataattcataaaaataaataataatctttaGACTAATATTGTTATCATTTTACcaattgcaattttttttaggtACAATTTATTCATGATTgatctttaatttatcatatccattgttttattttctatggTAACGCGTCTCAAGCGGCATACgtgctttgagagagagattggttCTACCTTCGGTTTTGACTTCACATGCAAAAAGCCAGGACAATGATAGAAACACAACTCCTTTTATAACTCTCTGTAAAATGGAGgatctttttataaattaatgatacTCTTACAACTCctattgtataaaaatatcctcaatTTGAAAGAGTAACAAATAGTTGTAAAAGGAGTTGTCTCTATGGTTGCTGAAAATGCCATAATCAACTTGAGCAGAACATGTGATAAATTGCAGAACGTCAAAAGGAGAGCACTGCTTTCTATATAATTACAGCACACAATTCCAGGCAATCTATATAAGTTTTTAAGTCGTGTAAGCATATATTCTTTTGCTAATGCTAACTAACTTATCCCCAGCCTTAAAGGGTTTCTAACTGAATCTACGTTTATTATTCATAAGAGGAATCAATCCCTTTGACATCTCTGCTTAAGAAATTTGATGTGTTGTGGCAGGGTGAGCCTGTCATTGAAAAAGTGGTAGATATGTGCAGACCTGCAGATGCTAAGAAGGGTTAGGAATTGGAGAAGTGCTAGTGACAGATGAATCCATGGGAGAGGGCTCTGGTGAGTTCAACTCCATAGCCATTTCCTTAGACGCATGCATGTTGACCTTTATCCTGCATTCACAAACAATGATGTCAGTTTCAATATTGTATTAGTTCAAACACTGCTCACTATATGGCAAATCAAGGAACCAAGGTGTTCTTTCAATTTTCTGAGAAGCATAGTCTCTTGACCTTTTACCATGACACAATTAAGTTGCAggcttcacacacacacacacacacacatatatatatatatatatatttatatatatgcaagcaACAGAACCAAATAAGGCAACTAACGGTTAATGTTTACCTGTTGTGTATGTTGACATACTCGTCAGTTTCATCCAATATTTCCTCCTGacatgagaaaacatttgaaCTGAGATAACCATATAtcacaaaattcaaaaagaatACTCCACCATTTAAGAGGGGCTTTTCAATAGGAGTTTCAGCTGCTTATGaccaatatattttttcaattaaccTAACCCAtcctacttatcaaaaaaaaaattaacctaACCCATCCTCGAGAATTGAGGTCAAACGTAACCCATATTCAGTTCTTAGTacagaaaatggaaaagaatgGGTCCATGCCACACTCCTTATAAACAGATGGGAATGGGCTTCCTCTATAATAGTCATCAGCATGATTATGATGGGAAATATGACTATGACAATCGTTAACGACCAGAAGATGATTTGACCCAAGTACATGGAtccattttttatgtttacCCAGCGATGACTTTATAATGAAGAAAAGATTACCTGAAGAAGCTCTTCAATGACATCCTCCATAGTAATTACACCAACAACCTCTTCATTGGATGGGAACTCTGGAATTGGAACATTTTCGATGTCCAGAATGCAATACGAACAACCTCTATGTCGCTTTTTATAGGCAGTAGACAGCGGGGTCTTCTCTATCTGTTGACCTCTATCGTTCTTAGTCACACCTGTCCGAGAATCTTGTGATTTTGATTCAGTCCCCAAACTTTGAGTGGCAGAAGTAGGGCCAACATCAAGATTATCTGGTTCAACACAAAGCAGATGAATAAGAAATTTTCCAAAAGAAACAGATGCAAGAACCTAAGATATTGAGGTATGACAAACCTATAAGGTCATATCAATCtcaaaatatttgtaaagaCCTAAGACTGATTAAAGCCGCATGTTAGGCATGATCAGtcataattaaatcatcaactGCGACATCATTAATAAACAAGTGGTGAAAAGGACACATATGAGTTGTGGACTGGAAATagtatttaaaaggaaaaaaagaagaaacacaaATTCAGTAGAACCACCAATGCAATTACAAGATTCAACTATTTCAGAAATCGATGGGtataagaaatgaaattaaGGCGGAGACATCGCCGATCACAGAAAAATTAGGCACAAATTAGGCCAAAAAAGTTCATGAATTCATGAATGCAGATGGGATGAGAGAAACATACAAACAAATACAGGTCTTACACAACTATTGGCAGGATAACAGTAAATTGAATGAAGTATAAAAAGCTCAACTTTGATGTTCGGGAAAAAAACATAGCTCAAAAATGCCTGAAAAGCAAGCAAGTTGCTAATACAACAATAGCATAAAAATATCCAACTTTGATGTTCGGGAAAAAAACATAGCTCAAAAATGCCTGAAAAGCAAGCAAGTTGCTAATACAACAATAGCATAAAAATATCCAAAGCTTCCTTCAGTC
Protein-coding sequences here:
- the LOC108982993 gene encoding DUF21 domain-containing protein At1g47330 isoform X4 yields the protein MAMRETLNAIMTKGHSRVPVYAGSQKNIIGLVLVKNLLTVDPDDAVPLRTMIIRKIPRVSEEMPLYDILNEFQKGHSHIAVVYKDLNEKKDTAKKVKGAEQLEFKDSCRKYRGKSEVPLGKEPDNLDVGPTSATQSLGTESKSQDSRTGVTKNDRGQQIEKTPLSTAYKKRHRGCSYCILDIENVPIPEFPSNEEVVGVITMEDVIEELLQEEILDETDEYVNIHNRIKVNMHASKEMAMELNSPEPSPMDSSVTSTSPIPNPS